Proteins encoded within one genomic window of Pantoea eucalypti:
- a CDS encoding aromatic amino acid transporter, with translation MSDIAISRRSPSVFWGAAIICGTVVGAGMFVLPVVMAGAWFGWALLILTFSWVCMLISGLMFHRVSQHYPLETGYDKIVRDVLGRNWAEVNGLSLVFVLGILTYAYISAVGPVYDHSLSRLTGKTVSSSEAKVMLSLTVAAIVWLGTSSIGRIMSVLLITKIVLLLILFGGLFTTVNVDYLLDSQNPAASYWPYMLGIVPFCLASFGYHGNISGLISYYNGDHRRVKRCLCTGSAVALVIYLFWIICTMGNLPRSAFPEIASQGGDIAALMHAFSLRGYTAGMSLLFSIFSHFAVICSFVGVTAGLVDYISDRLTLPRTRTGRLKATAITFLPPLSLSLLFPDGFVRAISYAGLIATVWAVIVPGLLHLKMRSRHDSGYQRSQWDGLQLCMIMVFAALNILSWALSEFDLLPVF, from the coding sequence ATGTCAGATATTGCAATTTCAAGGCGTTCTCCTTCGGTATTTTGGGGAGCGGCCATCATTTGCGGCACCGTGGTGGGTGCAGGCATGTTCGTCCTGCCGGTCGTGATGGCCGGGGCATGGTTTGGATGGGCGTTACTGATACTGACGTTTAGCTGGGTCTGTATGTTAATCAGTGGTCTGATGTTTCACCGTGTGAGCCAGCATTACCCTCTGGAAACCGGCTATGACAAAATCGTCCGTGATGTATTAGGCCGTAACTGGGCTGAAGTAAATGGCCTGAGCCTGGTTTTCGTGCTGGGCATTCTGACATACGCCTATATTTCAGCGGTCGGGCCTGTTTATGATCACTCACTGAGCAGACTGACCGGCAAAACGGTTTCATCATCCGAAGCCAAAGTTATGTTAAGCCTGACCGTGGCTGCCATCGTCTGGTTAGGCACCAGCAGCATTGGCAGGATAATGTCTGTTTTGCTCATCACTAAAATTGTTCTGTTACTTATCCTGTTTGGTGGTTTATTTACTACCGTGAATGTCGACTACCTGCTGGACAGTCAGAATCCGGCAGCATCCTACTGGCCCTATATGTTAGGCATCGTGCCATTCTGCCTTGCTTCATTCGGTTATCATGGAAACATTTCTGGTCTGATTAGCTATTACAATGGCGATCATCGACGCGTGAAAAGATGTCTGTGCACAGGCTCCGCCGTGGCGCTGGTTATCTATCTTTTCTGGATAATCTGCACGATGGGTAACCTTCCGCGCTCAGCCTTTCCGGAAATTGCCAGCCAGGGCGGCGACATTGCCGCGCTGATGCACGCGTTTAGTCTGCGCGGTTATACCGCCGGGATGTCGCTGTTGTTCTCAATATTTTCGCATTTTGCCGTTATCTGTTCGTTCGTGGGGGTGACAGCGGGCCTTGTGGATTACATCAGTGACCGCCTGACTCTTCCCAGGACCAGAACGGGACGCCTCAAAGCCACAGCGATCACGTTCCTGCCGCCATTGAGTTTATCTCTGCTTTTTCCGGATGGGTTTGTTAGGGCGATTAGTTATGCCGGGCTAATCGCGACAGTATGGGCAGTGATTGTTCCGGGATTACTTCATCTGAAAATGCGATCCCGTCATGACTCAGGCTATCAGCGCAGCCAGTGGGACGGGCTTCAGTTGTGCATGATTATGGTATTCGCCGCCCTGAACATCCTTTCATGGGCGCTGAGCGAGTTTGATCTGTTGCCGGTA
- the hemH gene encoding ferrochelatase: protein MTNKQGVLIVNLGTPNEPTPAAVKKFLSKFLHDYRVVDLPRIIWCPILHGVIIPLRAKRVAKLYSSIWMEEGSPLMVYSVRQARALEEVTGLPVELGMSYGEPGIGSAIDRLLEKGVDKIIVIPLYPQFSSSTVSSVWDSVSRHLQTMKNRYTPSINFINDYADLPAYIEALKASVLASFEANGIPDALLISYHGIPVRFVKEGDQYQERCELTTKLLIEAINMPSLKILMTFQSRFGREPWLTPYTDETIKNLPNEGIKSLHVISPGFASDCLETLEELDEQNREIFMHAGGKSFTYIPALNDKPIHIEMLRQLVNLNRFQA, encoded by the coding sequence ATGACGAATAAACAGGGTGTTTTGATTGTTAACCTTGGAACACCAAATGAACCAACGCCTGCTGCGGTTAAGAAATTTTTATCTAAATTTCTGCATGACTACAGAGTGGTCGACTTACCGAGAATCATTTGGTGCCCCATTCTACATGGCGTGATTATCCCATTACGTGCGAAGCGAGTGGCGAAATTATACTCTTCGATTTGGATGGAGGAAGGTTCCCCTCTCATGGTTTACAGCGTCAGGCAAGCCCGTGCGCTTGAAGAAGTGACAGGTTTGCCCGTCGAGCTGGGGATGAGTTATGGCGAGCCGGGTATAGGTAGTGCAATTGACAGGCTACTGGAAAAAGGCGTCGATAAAATTATCGTCATTCCTTTGTATCCCCAGTTTTCATCTTCGACCGTTTCTTCTGTTTGGGATAGCGTGAGCCGTCACCTGCAGACAATGAAGAACCGCTATACACCCTCCATAAATTTCATCAATGACTATGCCGATCTTCCTGCCTACATTGAAGCGTTAAAAGCATCCGTTCTGGCATCTTTCGAAGCTAACGGCATTCCAGATGCATTGTTGATTTCATATCATGGTATACCGGTAAGGTTTGTCAAAGAGGGGGATCAATACCAGGAAAGATGTGAGTTAACGACAAAGTTACTCATTGAAGCAATCAATATGCCGTCATTGAAAATATTGATGACGTTCCAGTCAAGATTCGGCAGAGAGCCATGGTTAACGCCTTATACTGATGAGACAATTAAAAATCTGCCGAATGAAGGAATAAAAAGCCTGCATGTAATCAGCCCGGGGTTCGCATCAGACTGTTTAGAAACGCTTGAGGAGCTTGATGAGCAGAACAGGGAGATTTTTATGCATGCGGGTGGTAAATCGTTTACTTACATACCGGCGCTTAATGATAAACCGATTCATATCGAGATGCTGCGACAACTTGTGAACCTTAATCGGTTTCAGGCATGA
- a CDS encoding cyclase family protein, whose translation MTSDLITLLRHHKLIELNHLYEEFMPVWPTHGKFFCSRAEDYIAGDGNYNCQLSLGDHCGTHVDAPVHFIEGGKTIEQIDVRQLTGRGRCLDMSHLAENSDITVEMIQSWEADKGKIIAEDIVIFRTGYDEKWSCRPNQAPFLQNWPGLSGEGADYLIEKGVTVFGTDAMSLDRYNNEAYPAHLAVLGSDCLIIENLANLQALPSEFIFMAFPLRIKGASASPIRAVALVE comes from the coding sequence ATGACCAGCGATCTGATCACTTTATTACGTCACCATAAACTCATTGAGTTAAACCATCTCTATGAAGAGTTCATGCCAGTCTGGCCAACCCATGGAAAATTCTTCTGCAGCCGTGCCGAAGACTACATTGCTGGTGATGGCAATTATAACTGTCAACTTAGCCTCGGCGATCATTGCGGTACTCATGTGGATGCGCCTGTTCATTTCATTGAAGGTGGAAAAACTATAGAGCAGATTGACGTGCGCCAGCTCACCGGACGGGGTCGCTGCCTGGATATGTCGCATCTGGCAGAGAACAGTGACATCACTGTAGAAATGATCCAGTCCTGGGAAGCTGATAAAGGAAAAATCATTGCAGAAGATATTGTGATATTTCGAACGGGTTATGATGAGAAGTGGAGCTGTCGTCCAAACCAGGCGCCATTTTTGCAAAACTGGCCAGGCTTATCAGGCGAAGGAGCAGATTATCTGATTGAAAAAGGCGTTACTGTTTTCGGTACAGATGCCATGTCGCTGGACAGATATAATAATGAAGCATACCCGGCTCACCTTGCCGTTCTCGGCTCTGATTGCCTGATCATTGAGAATCTGGCTAATCTTCAAGCCTTGCCTTCCGAATTTATTTTCATGGCATTTCCGCTCAGGATTAAAGGTGCATCGGCTTCGCCAATCCGGGCAGTGGCGCTAGTAGAGTAA